GCGGAAGGTGGTGAAGGGCTTGGCGTACAGGTCGCCGGCGGCCTCGTGGAGTCGGGGGTCGATCCGCTCCAGTGAGGTGTAGAGCGGGAGGATCATGAACGGCAGGAAGTTGTACGTCAGGCCGCAGACCACGGCGAGCGGGGTGGCGAGGACGCGGTGGCCGGCGGTGACGCCGAGGGCGTCGGTGATGTCGAGGACGTGCAGGGTGTTGAGGGCGCCGACCACGTAGCCGCCGTCGGACAGGATGGTCTTCCAGGCGAGGGTACGGATCAGGAAGCTGGTGAAGAACGGCGCGATCACCAGGATGAGGATGACGTTGCGCCACCGCTTGCTGGCCTTGAAGGCGATCGTGTAGGCGAGCGGGTAGCCGATCGCGAGGCAGAGCACGGTCGCGGTGGCGGCGTATCCGAAGGACCGGACGAAGTGCCACTTGTACTCGGTGAAGGCGTCCCAGTAGGTGGCGAAGTGCCAGGTGACGCGGAAGCCGTCCTCCAGGGAGCCGGTCTGCAGCGAGGTGGAGCCCTGGTAGACCATCGGCACCGCGAAGAAGACCACGAGCCAGGCGATGCCGGGCAGTAGCAGCCAGTACGGGACGAGCTTGCGCCGGGTGCGCGGGGGTGCGGCGGGCGCGGCCTCCTGGAGGGGCGCCGCCTCGGTGGTGGTGGTCACGCGTCCTCCTCCGCGGTGCCGGCGTCGATCGCCTGGGAGGCGTCGAGGGCGAAGGAGTGGGCCGGGTTCCAGTGGACCTGGACGGAGGCGCCGGGGACGATCCGGCTGTCCCGCTCCATGTTCTGCTCGAAGACGGTGATGTCCTGGCCGGTGCCGGTGCGGACGGTGTACTGGGTGGAGACGCCGATGAAGCTGGAGTCGACGACGGTGCCGACGAGGCGGTTGCGGTCCTCCGGGACGTCCGCGGAGGAGTGCGCGATGGTGATCTTCTCCGGGCGGACGCCGAGGTGGAGCTTGCCTGCGTCGCTCGCGCAGCGGGCGCGGGGGACGGCGAGGCGGGTGCCGCCGGCGCTGAGCAGGAGCTCGTCGCCGGAGGTGCCGGTGACCTCGGCGGCTATGAGGTTGGACTGGCCGAGGAAGTTGGCGACGAAGGTGGTGGCGGGGTTCTCGTAGAGGTCGGCGGGGGCGCCGAGTTGTTCGATGCGTCCGGCGTTCATGACCGCGATGGTGTCGGCCATGGTCATGGCCTCTTCCTGGTCGTGGGTGACGTGGACGAAGGTGATGCCGACCTCGGTCTGGATGCGCTTGAGTTCGAGCTGCATCTGACGGCGGAGCTTGAGGTCGAGGGCGCCGAGCGGTTCGTCGAGCAGCAGGACCTGGGGGTGGTTGATGAGGGCGCGGGCGACGGCGACGCGCTGCTGCTGGCCGCCGGAGAGCTGGTGCGGCTTTCGGCGGGCGAGCGGGCCGAGTTCGACCAGCTCCAGCATGTCCTCGACCTGCTTCTTGACGTCCTTCTTGCCGCGCCGGCGCAGGCCGAAGGCGACGTTCTCGTAGATGTCGAGGTGCGGGAAGAGCGCGTAGCTCTGGAAGACGGTGTTGACCGGCCGCTTGTACGGGGGCAGGGCGGTGACGTCCTGGCCGCCGATGAGGACGGTGCCGGTGGTCGGGTCCTCCAGGCCGGCGATCATGCGCAGGGTGGTGGTCTTGCCGCAGCCGGACGCGCCGAGCAGGGCGAAGAAGGAGCCCTGGGGGACGGTCAGGTCGAGCGGGTGGACGGCGGTGGAGCTGCCGTAGGTCTTGCTGATGCCGGTGAGACGGACGTCGCCGCCCGCGGGGGTTGCCGCGGGGCCGGTGGCCTGCGCGGTGGTGGCGGTCGCCTGGTCGGTCATGGTGTGGGGTCCTTCTGTCCGAGGCCGGTGGTCGGGGCGCTGGTCAGGCGCCGATGAGCTTGGAGAACCTGTCCTCGAAGTCGCTCTCCTCGGCCTCGGTGAGGCTGCGGAAGTTGTGGACCTTGGCAGCCATCTCGGGG
This genomic window from Streptomyces sp. TLI_235 contains:
- a CDS encoding ABC-type spermidine/putrescine transport system permease subunit I, translated to MTTTTEAAPLQEAAPAAPPRTRRKLVPYWLLLPGIAWLVVFFAVPMVYQGSTSLQTGSLEDGFRVTWHFATYWDAFTEYKWHFVRSFGYAATATVLCLAIGYPLAYTIAFKASKRWRNVILILVIAPFFTSFLIRTLAWKTILSDGGYVVGALNTLHVLDITDALGVTAGHRVLATPLAVVCGLTYNFLPFMILPLYTSLERIDPRLHEAAGDLYAKPFTTFRKVTFPISLPGVVAGTLLTFIPASGDYINAQLLGSPSEQMVGNGIQKQFLNVLDYPTAAALSFILMALILGVVTVYMRKAGTEDLV
- a CDS encoding spermidine/putrescine ABC transporter ATP-binding subunit produces the protein MTDQATATTAQATGPAATPAGGDVRLTGISKTYGSSTAVHPLDLTVPQGSFFALLGASGCGKTTTLRMIAGLEDPTTGTVLIGGQDVTALPPYKRPVNTVFQSYALFPHLDIYENVAFGLRRRGKKDVKKQVEDMLELVELGPLARRKPHQLSGGQQQRVAVARALINHPQVLLLDEPLGALDLKLRRQMQLELKRIQTEVGITFVHVTHDQEEAMTMADTIAVMNAGRIEQLGAPADLYENPATTFVANFLGQSNLIAAEVTGTSGDELLLSAGGTRLAVPRARCASDAGKLHLGVRPEKITIAHSSADVPEDRNRLVGTVVDSSFIGVSTQYTVRTGTGQDITVFEQNMERDSRIVPGASVQVHWNPAHSFALDASQAIDAGTAEEDA